From one Lolium rigidum isolate FL_2022 chromosome 4, APGP_CSIRO_Lrig_0.1, whole genome shotgun sequence genomic stretch:
- the LOC124708973 gene encoding uncharacterized protein LOC124708973, which yields MAIDHESPFKELRLKNRRIMGGGAPEPDEEEAAEAQVAAHGEDQHHQQWPRWLRPLLSARFFAQCKTHVDSHRSGECNMFCLDCAAGAAAGAAALCSLCLAHAHRGHHTIQIRRSSYHDVIRVSDIQRFMDIAGVQTYVINSARVVFLNERPQQKQTGKSSGTGGGSANLCEVCSRSLLDNFRFCSLGCKIAGCSSDAGGAKARTNRPGSRAKGSSESEAASSSSSLRNAANHSFTPSTPPPPLPPAAKRRKGIPHRAPFGNLIVDY from the exons ATGGCGATCGACCACGAGTCCCCGTTCAAGGAGCTCCGCCTCAAGAACAGGAGGATCATG GGAGGCGGCGCCCCTGAGCCGGACGAAGAGGAGGCCGCGGAGGCGCAGGTGGCGGCGCACGGCGAGGACCAGCACCACCAGCAGTGGCCGCGGTGGCTGCGCCCGCTGCTGTCGGCGCGCTTCTTCGCGCAATGCAAGACGCACGTCGACTCGCACCGCAGCGGCGAGTGCAACATGTTCTGCCTAGACTGCGCCGCgggggccgccgccggcgccgccgcgctctgctCGCTCTGCCTCGCGCACGCGCACCGTGGCCACCACACCATCCAGATCCGCCGCTCCTCCTACCACGACGTCATCCGGGTCTCCGACATCCAGCGCTTCATGGACATCGCGGGCGTGCAGACCTACGTCATCAACAGCGCGCGCGTCGTCTTCCTCAACGAGCGGCCGCAGCAGAAGCAGACCGGCAAGTCTTCCGGCACCGGCGGAGGGAGCGCCAACCTCTGCGAGGTTTGCAGCCGCAGCCTCCTCGACAACTTCCGCTTCTGCTCCCTCGGCTGCAAGATCGCCGGCTGCTCCTCCGACGCCGGCGGCGCCAAGGCGCGGACCAACAGGCCTGGCAGCCGCGCCAAGGGCTCCTCGGAGTCGGAGgcggcatcctcctcctcctccctgcgCAATGCCGCCAACCACAGCTTCACGCCGTCCACCCCGCCACCGCCGCTGCCTCCCGCGGCCAAGCGCCGCAAGGGCATCCCGCACCGGGCACCCTTCGGCAACCTCATCGTCGACTACTAG